The DNA region CCTTTCTCCTTGGGAAACATGGTATTCGTCTACTAGAAGGCGAATCAGCATTAAACCCAACAATGGCGAGGTTACCCATGCATAAGGAAGCCGCCAATCTCCAGATGGGTTGTGCTACCTGCCATGATGCTCACTCTGCCAACACGATTCCTGCTGCCGTAGACTCCTGTCTTACGTGCCACGCCGATAACCATTCTCTCAACTACAAAAATTCCCGCCACGCAGAACTGTTTGATGCAGATCGCAATTTACCGCGCCCTTCTGCAAATTCAGTTAGTTGTTCCACTTGCCATATGGCTCGCCATGAAAAAAAAGTTGGCGATCGCACCACAGCATTCGTGAACCACAACAACACCTATAACCTGTTACCGCGCGATCGCATGGTCGGTGAAGTTTGTATCAACTGCCACGGCGTGGAATATAGCTACAACAGTATTTTTGATGACGAGCTTGTGGAGGCGAATTTCGATGCACCGCCTACCCTCGAAATGCAGACATTTGACT from [Leptolyngbya] sp. PCC 7376 includes:
- a CDS encoding cytochrome c3 family protein, with protein sequence MKLIIVCLLTIALWFGCGSPAIAATQEDIDLSTQLWESSLHAINDVNCASCHQDEETKEFVAQPKASCRSCHEDSVDTFLLGKHGIRLLEGESALNPTMARLPMHKEAANLQMGCATCHDAHSANTIPAAVDSCLTCHADNHSLNYKNSRHAELFDADRNLPRPSANSVSCSTCHMARHEKKVGDRTTAFVNHNNTYNLLPRDRMVGEVCINCHGVEYSYNSIFDDELVEANFDAPPTLEMQTFDLMRASEKRRSGN